A single genomic interval of Paenibacillus macerans harbors:
- a CDS encoding ABC transporter ATP-binding protein — MPFPGQYRIHQAFQGTIQATLIKILTSQLNPTSGQASAFNQPAEMMQQSAQKMRFGILTDNSGLYERLTIEENLELYRKLYDLPKASIDKVLQFVNLSGERKKKVNRLSKGVRQRVMLACAVIHEPELLFLDEPTSALDPVNSAHIYKGLRYLNDKGTTIFLTTHDMAEAELLCNRVAILYQGQIQAIGSPKELKKQHRENVVCVDLINGETYELPIDEETADQIAGWMKRGFIKRLETKEPSLGDIFIKMTGSELL, encoded by the coding sequence ATGCCATTTCCGGGGCAATATCGAATCCATCAAGCGTTCCAGGGTACCATTCAGGCGACATTAATCAAGATTTTAACGTCGCAGTTAAATCCGACAAGCGGACAGGCCAGTGCATTTAACCAGCCGGCGGAGATGATGCAGCAGTCTGCACAGAAGATGCGCTTTGGCATTTTGACGGACAACAGCGGTCTATATGAGAGATTAACGATTGAGGAAAATCTGGAGCTGTATCGTAAGTTATATGATCTTCCTAAAGCTTCGATCGATAAGGTACTGCAGTTTGTAAACCTAAGCGGAGAACGCAAAAAGAAAGTCAATCGCTTATCGAAAGGGGTGCGTCAGCGTGTCATGTTGGCATGCGCGGTGATCCATGAGCCGGAATTATTATTTTTGGATGAGCCTACTTCGGCTTTAGATCCAGTAAACTCAGCGCATATTTACAAGGGCTTACGCTATTTAAATGATAAAGGGACAACGATTTTTTTAACTACGCATGATATGGCTGAGGCGGAATTGCTATGTAACCGTGTAGCGATATTGTATCAAGGGCAAATCCAAGCTATCGGCTCCCCAAAGGAACTAAAAAAACAGCATCGGGAAAACGTAGTTTGTGTTGACTTAATCAATGGGGAAACCTACGAGCTCCCGATCGATGAGGAGACGGCCGATCAAATCGCCGGTTGGATGAAACGAGGGTTCATTAAGCGATTAGAAACGAAAGAGCCAAGTCTAGGTGATATCTTTATTAAAATGACAGGAAGTGAGTTACTATGA
- a CDS encoding amidohydrolase family protein, which translates to MNHTFIDIHHHVIGKNNPNAALLPPWSMEIDEEAMIRMGLTGALLSLPVSASPEVTRQINNLLAQCAAYNSTKYGMLACLPTEFVDEALKEIDYAYETLKVDGFCLPSNTKGIYIGDDRMDEILAELNRRSAVVLLHPTKPAGANESLFVKDMSIYEFPFDTTRSMMDLIYRGKVLKYPNIKWIVSHAGGTIPYIAYRLSTVAQENKASSLSSEEVLSSLKSLYYDVALSTSPSVFTTLKELVGASHILFGTDYPLRFENGVTESIEQLSSYLGFDEGEKTKLMSGTAKELFPRFR; encoded by the coding sequence ATGAACCATACATTTATTGACATTCACCACCATGTCATAGGAAAAAACAATCCCAATGCCGCTTTGCTGCCTCCATGGAGTATGGAAATTGATGAAGAGGCCATGATACGGATGGGGTTAACCGGAGCTTTACTTTCCCTGCCTGTATCCGCAAGCCCTGAGGTTACCCGGCAGATAAATAACTTGCTGGCTCAGTGTGCTGCATATAATTCAACAAAGTATGGAATGCTGGCATGTCTGCCTACTGAATTTGTCGATGAAGCGTTAAAAGAAATCGACTACGCGTACGAAACACTGAAGGTTGACGGATTCTGTCTTCCCAGCAATACCAAAGGAATTTACATTGGTGATGACCGCATGGACGAGATTCTCGCGGAATTAAACAGACGGTCGGCCGTTGTACTCCTTCATCCCACAAAACCTGCGGGAGCGAATGAGTCTCTGTTTGTAAAAGATATGTCTATCTACGAATTTCCTTTTGATACAACACGCTCCATGATGGATCTAATTTACAGAGGAAAAGTTCTCAAGTATCCCAATATCAAATGGATCGTTTCTCATGCGGGAGGAACCATTCCCTATATCGCGTACCGTTTGAGCACTGTTGCACAGGAAAACAAAGCAAGCAGTCTCTCCAGCGAAGAAGTACTATCATCTTTAAAAAGCTTGTACTATGATGTGGCGCTCTCAACCTCGCCTAGTGTATTTACGACATTGAAAGAATTGGTGGGGGCATCGCATATCCTGTTCGGAACGGATTATCCTTTGCGTTTCGAAAACGGAGTTACGGAAAGTATTGAACAGTTGAGCAGCTATTTGGGATTTGATGAAGGCGAGAAAACCAAGCTTATGTCTGGTACGGCAAAAGAACTTTTCCCTCGTTTTCGTTGA
- a CDS encoding ABC transporter ATP-binding protein: MEILKIEHLSKVYGTGESAVRALDDVSFSVEKGEFVAIIGPSGSGKSTLLHMLGGVDRPTGGKVYVQDTDMYALNETQLAIFRRRQIGLIYQFFNLIPVLTVEENITLPLLLDQQKVDQKQLAGLVNTLNLQHRLNHLPNQLSGGQQQRVSIGRALIGNPAIMLADEPTGNLDSKNSSEIIDLLKMLNKTYHQTLIVITHDERIALQADRIISIEDGRIAKDEVIRR, from the coding sequence ATGGAAATTTTAAAAATTGAGCATCTGTCTAAAGTATACGGGACAGGCGAATCGGCGGTGAGGGCGCTTGACGATGTTTCCTTTTCGGTCGAAAAAGGCGAATTTGTCGCGATTATCGGCCCGTCCGGATCGGGGAAATCGACGCTCCTTCATATGCTGGGCGGGGTGGATCGGCCGACTGGCGGGAAAGTTTATGTTCAGGATACGGACATGTATGCCTTGAACGAAACGCAGCTGGCCATCTTCAGGCGCAGGCAAATTGGCCTGATCTACCAGTTTTTCAACCTGATACCCGTCCTGACGGTGGAAGAGAATATTACGCTGCCGCTCTTGCTGGATCAACAAAAAGTAGATCAAAAGCAATTAGCTGGCCTTGTGAATACGTTGAATTTGCAGCATCGATTAAACCACCTGCCGAATCAGCTATCCGGCGGACAACAGCAGCGGGTCTCGATCGGCCGAGCGCTCATCGGCAATCCTGCGATCATGCTGGCCGACGAACCGACCGGAAATCTGGACAGCAAGAATAGCAGCGAGATCATCGACTTATTAAAAATGCTGAATAAGACCTATCATCAGACGCTGATCGTGATCACGCACGACGAACGGATCGCCTTGCAAGCCGACAGGATCATTTCGATTGAAGACGGGAGGATCGCCAAAGACGAGGTGATCAGGCGATGA
- a CDS encoding amidohydrolase family protein, which translates to MNKEKVTCITNARIFDGENVLDKQSVTIQGEKIINVGGPVPDGSEVIDAKGCTLLPGLIDAHSHPSMESLKLSLTFGVTTTYQMQGYFSEEQKKEINERRDLTDCLKSFLAITAPDGHPLELLPPEVAAQMKAKAASVGTALNKYASTPEEATRLVAERVTQGADYIKIMIEEGTVFGKPGTPDVTDEVIAAACSEAHRFGKMAVAHTMTIKATERAISGGIDGLMHIFIDQPHTQEIIDTIVNSGVFVCPTIVAGASTIGDSDAPEFATDERVRSKLSEKWHNALYKHIATYPEGKTEYLLETVKALHDAGVDILAGSDPSQPTVGGMVHGASLHHELQLLVKAGLTPIEALRAATSVPARRFGIYDRGRIVNGARADLLLVKGDPTSNISDTLSIEAIWRQGTRLAANE; encoded by the coding sequence ATGAACAAGGAAAAAGTCACTTGCATTACCAACGCGCGAATTTTTGACGGCGAGAATGTCCTCGACAAGCAGTCCGTTACAATCCAAGGAGAGAAAATTATCAATGTTGGAGGTCCGGTTCCCGACGGATCTGAAGTTATTGACGCGAAAGGCTGTACGTTGTTGCCGGGGCTAATCGACGCTCACTCCCATCCCAGTATGGAATCTTTGAAGCTCTCCTTGACCTTCGGTGTTACCACCACGTACCAGATGCAGGGATATTTTTCTGAAGAGCAGAAGAAAGAGATAAACGAGCGAAGAGATTTGACGGATTGTCTAAAATCCTTCCTTGCAATTACAGCGCCGGACGGTCACCCGCTTGAACTTTTGCCTCCTGAAGTTGCTGCCCAGATGAAAGCTAAGGCCGCGTCTGTGGGGACGGCTTTAAACAAATACGCCTCAACGCCTGAAGAGGCAACTAGACTTGTGGCGGAACGCGTAACGCAAGGAGCAGACTATATAAAAATTATGATCGAAGAAGGTACGGTGTTCGGTAAACCTGGTACCCCCGACGTCACGGATGAAGTCATTGCAGCTGCTTGTTCGGAAGCACACCGTTTTGGCAAAATGGCTGTAGCCCACACTATGACGATAAAAGCCACTGAACGTGCAATCAGCGGAGGAATTGACGGGTTGATGCACATCTTCATAGACCAGCCGCATACCCAAGAAATCATTGATACGATTGTAAATTCAGGTGTGTTCGTATGCCCCACGATTGTTGCCGGCGCTTCCACGATAGGCGATAGCGATGCCCCTGAGTTTGCCACGGACGAACGTGTACGCTCTAAATTAAGCGAAAAGTGGCATAATGCACTTTATAAGCACATCGCCACTTATCCAGAGGGTAAGACGGAATATCTTTTGGAGACCGTGAAGGCTCTCCACGATGCTGGGGTCGATATTTTGGCTGGCAGCGATCCCTCGCAGCCGACGGTTGGCGGGATGGTTCATGGAGCTAGTTTGCACCATGAACTGCAACTGCTGGTCAAAGCCGGATTGACACCGATTGAGGCATTGAGAGCAGCCACCTCTGTTCCCGCACGCCGCTTTGGGATTTATGATCGCGGCCGCATCGTAAACGGGGCTCGTGCCGACCTGTTGTTGGTAAAAGGAGATCCAACGTCGAATATCTCTGACACATTATCCATTGAAGCCATCTGGCGTCAGGGCACCCGTCTGGCCGCGAATGAATGA
- a CDS encoding LytTR family transcriptional regulator DNA-binding domain-containing protein, with the protein MYMRLTVEELITFLIKVTERNERAALLMDYFALQEERKVKIKDLSPSKRMYVTLLRAFFAYQSTLVLEEPYFYLEEEDRRHFKRILDDLSKEKQLLILTSNLEDAMISCDAIYRLNESGFHPLDIRDSEEDKQEVPEQDRANITLQKIYTKRNDKVILFDPPEVDYIESLDGSILVHVGGEHYVCALTLTQLEQRLLNFGFFRCHRSYIVNLQKVREIITWTKNSCSLRLNTGKDAVVPLSRSKLHELKALLNI; encoded by the coding sequence ATGTATATGCGTTTAACGGTGGAAGAGCTGATCACTTTTCTAATCAAAGTAACGGAGCGGAATGAGCGTGCCGCTTTGTTAATGGATTATTTTGCTTTACAAGAAGAACGAAAGGTAAAAATCAAGGATCTAAGCCCCTCAAAAAGGATGTATGTGACCTTGCTGCGTGCCTTTTTTGCGTATCAGTCTACCTTAGTATTGGAGGAACCCTATTTTTACTTGGAAGAAGAAGATCGTCGTCATTTTAAACGGATTTTGGATGACCTTTCGAAAGAGAAGCAGCTTCTAATTTTAACTTCGAATTTAGAGGATGCCATGATTTCCTGTGATGCCATTTATCGATTGAACGAATCCGGATTTCATCCACTGGATATTCGGGACTCGGAAGAGGATAAGCAGGAAGTACCGGAACAAGATCGGGCCAATATCACCTTGCAGAAGATTTATACGAAAAGAAATGACAAAGTGATTTTATTTGATCCGCCTGAAGTCGATTACATAGAAAGTTTGGATGGTTCGATCCTAGTTCATGTGGGTGGAGAACATTATGTCTGTGCTTTGACGCTAACCCAGCTCGAGCAGAGATTGTTGAATTTCGGATTTTTTAGGTGTCATCGATCCTACATCGTTAACTTGCAAAAAGTAAGAGAGATTATTACATGGACGAAAAATAGCTGCAGCTTGCGATTAAATACGGGTAAAGATGCCGTGGTTCCGTTATCTCGTTCAAAATTGCATGAATTAAAAGCACTTCTTAACATTTAA
- a CDS encoding TetR/AcrR family transcriptional regulator: protein METAHRMVVEHGMVKVNLSKVGSELGTTHAAIYKYFSGKEELWTELALSWLDHELAGIFPFDTDKYSSTKDIVHDWLWILSRSKYEAYLREPEMFKLYTAYIDRNPAALARHIGDLAGSLKAASGIEDIKRLHAILLAFSYFSAPAYADNWLRIDFKAEFEAVWKLIEAGIVG, encoded by the coding sequence TTGGAAACCGCACATCGAATGGTCGTCGAACACGGGATGGTGAAAGTTAATCTGTCCAAAGTCGGCTCTGAGCTGGGGACAACTCACGCGGCGATCTACAAGTATTTTTCGGGCAAAGAAGAGTTGTGGACCGAGCTTGCGTTGTCGTGGCTGGACCATGAACTGGCGGGGATTTTTCCATTTGACACGGACAAGTACTCGTCTACGAAGGACATCGTGCACGACTGGTTATGGATATTAAGTCGATCGAAATATGAAGCTTATTTGCGTGAGCCGGAAATGTTTAAGCTGTATACGGCCTATATCGATAGGAATCCGGCGGCACTCGCTCGGCACATCGGCGATTTGGCAGGCAGCTTGAAGGCAGCGAGCGGCATTGAGGACATAAAGCGTCTGCATGCCATTTTGCTGGCTTTTTCTTATTTTTCCGCGCCGGCTTATGCAGACAATTGGCTGCGGATTGATTTCAAAGCAGAGTTCGAAGCGGTTTGGAAGCTGATCGAAGCGGGGATTGTGGGGTAG
- a CDS encoding response regulator transcription factor — protein sequence MKILLVEDDKTIASGLEYSLQQDGYRAVLCHDAASAKKVLAEDIDQFALCLFDLQLPDGNGYELCKMVKERRDIPVIFLTVIDDEVNVVMGLDMGADDYITKPFRVRELLSRIKSVLRRYQKPSHAGSIIDIGHVRINTLEGKVHKNGAEIPLTALEYRLLLIFANHVGQVLTRSQLLEQIWDVAGEFVNDNTLTVYIKRLREKLEDDPGHPALIKTVRGLGYKVGD from the coding sequence ATGAAAATTTTATTAGTCGAAGATGATAAGACGATCGCGTCGGGACTGGAATATTCGCTGCAGCAAGATGGTTATCGGGCCGTTCTCTGCCATGATGCCGCTTCGGCCAAAAAGGTGCTCGCCGAAGACATCGATCAGTTCGCTTTATGCTTGTTCGATTTACAGCTTCCGGACGGAAACGGCTATGAATTGTGCAAGATGGTGAAGGAGCGGCGAGACATTCCGGTCATCTTTTTAACGGTGATCGACGATGAGGTCAATGTCGTGATGGGACTCGACATGGGAGCCGATGATTACATTACCAAACCTTTTCGGGTTCGCGAGCTTCTCTCCCGGATCAAGTCCGTCTTGCGGAGATACCAGAAGCCGTCCCACGCCGGATCGATCATCGACATCGGCCATGTTCGAATCAATACGCTGGAAGGCAAAGTGCATAAAAACGGCGCCGAAATTCCGCTAACCGCCTTGGAATATCGCTTATTGCTGATCTTCGCCAACCACGTTGGACAGGTTCTCACAAGGAGTCAGCTCCTAGAGCAAATCTGGGACGTGGCCGGCGAATTCGTGAACGACAATACGTTAACGGTGTATATCAAAAGGCTGAGGGAAAAGCTGGAGGATGATCCAGGGCATCCGGCTTTAATCAAAACGGTACGCGGTTTAGGCTATAAGGTCGGTGATTAG
- a CDS encoding ABC transporter permease encodes MNIVNTLTIRHLKQNKRRTLVTIVGVIISVAMVTAVATLVCSFSDLMIRQTIADTGEWHVQYQDVTKEQLAAIQGDDRAKTVAISRDLGYAPLEGGQNPNKPYLFIKEYDAQGFAQFQVELSKGRLPRTDKEVVISEPVATNAKVKYEIGDRLTLRVGERFEQGGDHPLDQTESLRREDGTLTETLQHIKKRNYTVVGFIKRPAWETAWAPGYTIISYVDDHMIGENDRVDASVVLQRVNPSLFAHAEDLAKQNQIETVQYNNDLLHYYGLSKSKASYSMMFSLSAILMAVIMIGSVSLIYNAFAISVSERSRHLGMLASVGATKRQKRNSVLFEGAVIGLISIPIGILCGLAGIGITFWFMNAMIEEALGTSEKLRLIVTPLSLLMACLVSMLTIFVSAYLPALKASKVSAMDAIRQAADIKLTAKAVKTSKYIRKLLGIEAEIGLKNLKRNKRRYHAILFSLVISIVLFLTVSFFTAGMTQSLELSREGVNYDIEVSYSDGKRIDDRLLRSIVSLDGVTKYNVIHELYGNAWVDAAIIADELQERIKKDKSLLQDGKYPYDIKILALNDSSLQAYAKAVGADYEQLTDPDHPAAIVMDTIHYKDMGTGKYVQTKAVYTKAGQSIELTNFYKENGEETKANKVIVAALTDQAPMGMNPIGVGGLNMIVSERVLNRLTGDEDQANTSTYLHLQSTEPMRTQQEIEEMEETNLNVYNVYQSRKSEERQILLMSVFSYDFIVLISAISIANIFNTISTGWSLRKREFAMLKSVGMTPKGFAKMLNYESIFYGVKSLLFGLPVSFAAMYLIYRAFANKFSYGFTLPWMSILSVIVAVFVIAGSAIVYSGAKVRKENIIDALKQENT; translated from the coding sequence ATGAATATTGTCAATACGTTAACCATCCGGCATCTGAAGCAGAACAAGAGACGAACGCTTGTAACCATCGTCGGCGTCATCATTTCGGTTGCCATGGTGACCGCTGTCGCTACGCTTGTTTGCTCATTTTCGGATTTAATGATTAGGCAGACCATTGCCGATACAGGGGAGTGGCATGTCCAATATCAAGATGTAACCAAAGAACAGCTGGCGGCGATACAGGGCGATGACAGAGCCAAAACCGTGGCGATCTCAAGAGACCTTGGCTATGCCCCATTAGAAGGAGGACAAAATCCCAATAAGCCGTATTTGTTCATCAAGGAATATGATGCGCAAGGGTTCGCACAATTCCAGGTTGAACTAAGCAAGGGGCGTCTTCCCCGTACGGACAAGGAAGTTGTGATCTCCGAGCCCGTTGCCACGAACGCCAAAGTGAAGTACGAAATCGGCGATCGTTTAACCCTTCGCGTCGGCGAACGATTCGAACAAGGGGGCGATCATCCCCTGGATCAGACCGAATCGCTGCGCAGGGAAGACGGCACATTGACCGAAACGTTGCAGCATATCAAGAAAAGGAATTATACGGTGGTAGGATTCATCAAGCGTCCCGCATGGGAAACGGCGTGGGCCCCGGGTTATACGATCATTAGCTATGTCGATGATCATATGATCGGGGAAAACGATCGAGTCGATGCGTCGGTGGTCTTACAGCGCGTTAATCCGTCCTTGTTCGCTCATGCGGAGGATTTGGCTAAGCAAAACCAAATTGAAACCGTCCAATATAATAACGATTTGCTTCATTATTACGGCTTGTCCAAAAGCAAAGCCTCGTACAGCATGATGTTCTCCTTATCGGCGATCCTTATGGCGGTGATTATGATCGGCTCGGTTTCGCTCATCTATAACGCTTTTGCGATCTCCGTCTCGGAACGTTCGCGCCATTTAGGGATGCTCGCGAGCGTGGGCGCTACGAAAAGGCAGAAGCGAAATTCAGTGCTTTTTGAAGGTGCCGTCATTGGCTTGATCAGCATTCCCATTGGCATCCTATGCGGTCTTGCGGGGATCGGGATCACCTTTTGGTTCATGAACGCGATGATTGAAGAGGCATTAGGGACCAGTGAAAAGCTGAGGCTCATCGTCACGCCGTTATCGCTCTTGATGGCTTGTCTTGTTTCGATGCTGACGATTTTCGTTTCGGCGTATCTCCCGGCGCTGAAAGCATCCAAGGTTTCTGCTATGGACGCGATTCGCCAAGCTGCCGACATAAAGCTTACAGCCAAAGCTGTGAAAACGTCGAAGTACATCCGCAAGCTCCTCGGGATTGAAGCGGAAATCGGGCTGAAAAACCTAAAAAGGAACAAACGGAGATACCATGCTATTCTTTTTTCGCTTGTCATCAGCATCGTTTTGTTTTTGACGGTATCGTTTTTTACGGCCGGCATGACACAATCCCTGGAACTGTCGCGAGAAGGCGTCAATTACGATATTGAAGTATCGTACAGCGATGGAAAAAGAATAGATGACCGGTTGCTGCGATCGATTGTATCCCTGGATGGCGTCACGAAATACAACGTGATTCACGAGTTGTATGGGAACGCTTGGGTCGATGCGGCGATCATCGCCGACGAATTGCAAGAGCGTATTAAGAAGGATAAGAGTCTGCTGCAAGACGGGAAATACCCCTACGATATTAAGATTCTTGCCTTAAACGATTCGAGTCTGCAAGCCTATGCCAAAGCGGTTGGCGCAGACTACGAGCAGCTTACGGATCCGGATCATCCCGCCGCGATCGTGATGGATACGATTCATTACAAAGATATGGGCACGGGGAAATATGTGCAGACGAAGGCCGTGTATACGAAGGCCGGTCAAAGTATCGAGCTAACGAACTTTTATAAAGAGAATGGGGAAGAAACGAAGGCAAACAAAGTGATTGTTGCCGCATTGACGGATCAAGCCCCGATGGGAATGAACCCGATAGGCGTAGGCGGGTTAAATATGATCGTGTCGGAACGCGTCCTGAATCGGCTGACAGGCGACGAGGACCAAGCTAACACTTCGACGTACCTCCATTTGCAAAGCACGGAACCGATGAGAACGCAGCAGGAAATTGAAGAGATGGAGGAGACCAATCTGAATGTCTACAATGTGTATCAATCCAGAAAAAGCGAAGAACGGCAGATTCTCTTGATGTCCGTCTTTTCTTACGATTTTATCGTATTAATCTCTGCGATTTCCATTGCGAACATTTTTAATACGATCTCGACGGGGTGGTCGCTTCGCAAACGAGAATTTGCGATGCTGAAATCCGTAGGCATGACGCCAAAAGGCTTTGCGAAAATGCTGAACTATGAAAGTATTTTTTACGGGGTCAAGTCGCTATTGTTCGGGCTTCCCGTTAGTTTCGCCGCGATGTATCTGATCTATAGAGCATTTGCGAACAAATTCAGCTACGGGTTCACCCTCCCTTGGATGAGCATTCTGTCTGTCATTGTCGCCGTATTTGTCATTGCCGGTTCTGCGATTGTTTATTCCGGCGCGAAAGTAAGAAAGGAAAATATTATTGACGCATTAAAGCAAGAGAATACATGA
- a CDS encoding VanZ family protein produces the protein MHLKQQRKIILAITIFYTLLILYFLFFAFGRAGKTDQTTEYTFIFLPDTFFRLPGLSDLLHPALMDFVDFGNIAAFIPFGILIPLLYRTNFVRFMTLFMLSILVVETIQALTFLGSFDINDVIQNSSGAAVGFGAYKLGFRTKNNWRNIAATGISSVVLMLGVWGGFGMLEQVFTKEMGPFMAINELKDSAGNTLTGTQPSSLKIGGQDVEPQYNVYSFAGKKKETYTYTLGHKEELYLFFNYGIPDHKDFQGSIKLTVDGHEFLSVSAKDQRHEPEMNKIFLPQANELTITIEGNETLWDVGFREMVYIWNEHQGEPMLPK, from the coding sequence ATGCATTTGAAGCAACAGCGTAAGATTATTCTGGCAATCACTATATTCTATACCCTTTTGATTCTTTATTTTTTGTTTTTCGCCTTCGGTAGAGCAGGTAAGACAGATCAAACCACCGAGTACACCTTTATTTTTTTACCGGACACTTTTTTTAGGCTGCCAGGTCTATCCGATCTTCTGCATCCTGCGCTGATGGATTTTGTGGATTTCGGGAACATCGCCGCCTTCATCCCTTTTGGCATATTGATTCCGTTGTTATATCGGACCAACTTTGTCCGCTTCATGACTTTGTTCATGCTGTCCATTCTTGTGGTGGAGACGATTCAGGCGCTAACGTTCCTCGGCAGCTTTGATATTAACGACGTCATACAGAACTCTTCGGGTGCAGCCGTCGGATTCGGGGCATACAAACTTGGCTTTCGTACAAAAAACAACTGGAGAAATATTGCCGCTACGGGTATTTCCAGTGTTGTCTTGATGCTCGGAGTGTGGGGGGGCTTCGGGATGCTTGAGCAAGTGTTTACCAAAGAAATGGGCCCCTTTATGGCAATAAACGAATTGAAGGATAGTGCCGGGAACACATTAACGGGAACCCAACCGTCCAGTCTTAAGATTGGCGGTCAGGACGTGGAACCCCAATATAATGTATACAGCTTCGCAGGTAAAAAGAAGGAAACGTACACGTATACGTTAGGTCATAAGGAGGAGTTGTATCTTTTCTTTAATTATGGAATTCCCGATCACAAAGATTTCCAGGGCAGCATCAAGCTTACCGTTGATGGACATGAGTTCCTCTCCGTATCCGCAAAAGATCAACGTCATGAGCCGGAAATGAACAAAATTTTCCTCCCCCAGGCAAATGAGCTTACGATAACCATTGAGGGGAATGAAACCCTATGGGATGTTGGATTTAGAGAGATGGTATATATCTGGAATGAGCATCAAGGGGAGCCCATGCTTCCGAAGTGA
- a CDS encoding sensor histidine kinase: MLRNREIQMLLLVMSSIGITATVVAAFFSSVAAIFVFIVSLLLIGTSLLFTSWRYRELAKLSVYLREISNGNDSLDVRDNQEGELSILKNDIYKVTLMLSEHRSLLQRDKIQLTDAISDISHQLKTPLTSMTVMADLLSAPNLPPAKRAEFTHHIRVQLERIDWLVSSLLKLSKIDAKTIPFKKDRILMKNLIQKALEPVMIPMDIKGQTVSIAGDDNVTFVGDFNWTAEAVINILKNGVEHTPEGGAIAIAFSENALFTELVIADNGKGIPKEDLPYIFKRFYKGKNASEGSIGVGLAMAHSIIASQNGVIDVTSDSGKGTQFRIKFYKHVI, encoded by the coding sequence ATGCTGCGCAATCGGGAAATTCAAATGCTATTGCTCGTCATGAGCTCGATCGGCATAACGGCGACCGTGGTTGCTGCTTTCTTTTCATCCGTGGCGGCGATATTTGTTTTCATTGTATCCCTGCTGCTTATTGGCACGAGTTTGTTGTTCACGAGCTGGAGATACCGGGAGTTGGCGAAGCTGTCCGTCTATTTGCGGGAAATAAGCAACGGCAATGATTCCCTTGACGTTCGCGATAACCAAGAAGGCGAGCTAAGTATTTTAAAGAATGATATTTACAAAGTAACGCTCATGCTATCGGAGCACCGGTCGCTATTGCAGCGGGACAAAATTCAATTGACGGATGCCATCTCCGATATTTCACATCAGCTCAAAACGCCGCTCACCTCCATGACGGTGATGGCTGATTTGTTAAGCGCCCCTAACCTGCCTCCGGCCAAAAGAGCGGAGTTCACCCATCATATTCGCGTCCAGCTTGAACGCATCGATTGGCTTGTTTCTTCCTTGCTTAAGCTATCGAAAATTGACGCGAAGACCATCCCATTCAAAAAAGATCGAATACTCATGAAAAACCTGATCCAAAAGGCATTAGAGCCGGTTATGATTCCGATGGATATTAAGGGGCAGACGGTTTCCATCGCGGGCGATGACAATGTCACTTTTGTCGGCGATTTCAATTGGACGGCCGAAGCGGTCATCAATATTTTGAAAAACGGCGTGGAGCATACGCCTGAAGGCGGAGCGATCGCCATCGCATTTTCCGAAAACGCGCTCTTTACGGAACTCGTCATTGCTGACAACGGAAAAGGCATTCCAAAAGAAGATTTGCCTTATATTTTCAAACGTTTTTACAAAGGAAAGAACGCTAGCGAAGGAAGCATCGGCGTAGGGCTTGCGATGGCTCACAGCATCATTGCCAGCCAGAACGGCGTGATCGATGTGACGAGCGACAGCGGGAAGGGTACGCAGTTTCGGATTAAATTTTATAAGCATGTGATTTAA
- a CDS encoding MarR family winged helix-turn-helix transcriptional regulator: MSDNKPDLYEQYVRLVWLERRHQLQKLKEMGPMANPHQGQGRVLALLKLKPEMTQKELSAILDIRSQSLGELLAKLERSGYITRTPSKADRRVMEIRLTEAGRIAAKQNEEQSDSEIIFGCLNETEQAALSGYFTRIIEELEKEFGDDDSDLGSRDLRGSKQRR, from the coding sequence ATGAGCGATAACAAACCGGATTTGTATGAGCAATATGTTCGTCTTGTATGGTTGGAACGTAGGCACCAGTTACAAAAGCTTAAAGAAATGGGCCCCATGGCTAATCCCCATCAGGGCCAGGGGCGAGTTCTGGCCCTATTAAAGTTGAAACCGGAAATGACCCAGAAAGAGCTCTCAGCTATTCTGGATATTCGTTCTCAGTCACTTGGTGAATTACTCGCCAAGCTTGAACGAAGTGGATATATCACCCGTACACCTTCCAAAGCAGATCGTAGGGTTATGGAGATACGACTGACGGAAGCTGGCAGAATTGCCGCCAAGCAAAATGAAGAGCAGTCGGATAGTGAAATCATTTTCGGATGTTTGAATGAAACGGAACAGGCTGCGCTAAGTGGTTATTTCACCCGTATTATCGAAGAACTGGAGAAGGAATTTGGAGATGACGATTCCGATCTCGGGTCAAGAGATCTTCGCGGCAGTAAGCAGAGACGATAG